The genomic region GACGCACGTCTCGTACCGCTCGATCTACCCCGACCGCGCCCACGCCTGCGGCCACGACGTGCACACCACCGTCGTCCTCGGCGCCGGACTGGTGCTCGCCGAGCTCGACCGCCAGGGTCTGCTGCCCCGCCCCGTGCGGCTGCTCTTCCAGCCCGCCGAGGAAGTACTCCCGGGAGGCGCCACCGAGGCCATCGACGCGGGGGTCCTGGACGGCGTGGGCAAGATGATCGCCGTGCACTGCGATCCGCGGGTGGACGCCGGGCGGATCGGGCTGCGGCCCGGGCCCATCACCTCGGCCTGCGATCGGCTGGAGATCAGCCTCTCCGGCTCCGGCGGGCACACCGCGCGCCCGCACCTGACGACCGACCTGGTGACGGCCGCCGCCCGGGTGGCCGTGGACGTCCCGGCCCTGCTGACCCGCCGGATGGACGCCCGCTCGGGCATGTCGGTCACCTGGGGCCGGATCGAGGCCGGGCACGCCTGCAACGTCATCCCCATGCACGCCGAGCTGTCCGGAACCGTACGGTGCCTGGACCTGAACGCCTGGCACGTCGCCCCCGACATGATCCACGCGGCGATCGACGAGGTCGCGACCATGCACGGGGCCAAGTTCGAGATCAACCACGTCCGCGGGGTGCCGCCGGTGGTCAACGACCCGGTGGTCACCGAACTGCTCCGCGAGGCGATGTCGGTCCGGCGCGGCGCCGAGTCGGTCGAGGACACCGAGCAGAGCCTGGGCGGCGAGGACTTCTCCTGGTACCTGGAGCACGTCCCGGGCGCCATGGCCCGCCTCGGAGTGCGTACGCCCGGTGACACCGCGAAGCACGATCTGCACCGCGGCGACTTCGACGTGGACGAGTCCGCGATCGCCGTCGGCGTGGAGTTCTTCACGGCCGCCGTGCTGCTCGACGGGCGCCGGGCAAGGCCGATCGGCTGAAGATCGGTACAACATCCGCGTGTCGCCCGTCGGACGTGTCCAGCCCTTGGTACACAAGGGCTGGGTGCAGGACCAGTTACCGATCGGTCACTGTCCGGTTCGCGACGATCCGATAACGACTCATGAACGGGCCTTTAACTGACATCTACGCGCGTTACGATCGCCGCGAAACCAGCGCCGGTCGTGGCGCTTCGGTCAGGTTTTGAAGGAGCCTCCCCTTGCGCCGGATCACCAGGATCGCCACCGTGGGCATCGCGTCCGCGGCGCTGGCCCTCTCGGCTACCGCCTGTGGCGGAAAGAAGTCGTCGGACACCAGCTCTTCCCCGTCGGCGGGCGCTGCTGCTGCCAGTGCCGCCATCGCGTACGACATCGGTGGCCGCGGCGACCAGTCGTTCAACGACGCCGCCTTCGCGGGTCTCGAGAAGGCCAAGAACGACCTCAAGATCAAGACCGCCGAGGCGGAGCCGACCGACGGCGAGGGTGAGGCCGACAAGGTCCAGCGCCTCACCGAGCTTGCCCGCAAGGGCAACAACCCGGTCATCGGCGTCGGCTTCTCGTACGCCCCGGCCATAAAGAAGGTCGCGCCGAAGTTCCCGAAGACCACGTTCGGCATCATCGACGACACCTCGGTCACCGGCGAGAACATCGCCAACCTGGTCTTCAACGAGGAGCAGGGCTCCTACCTGGCCGGCGTCGCCGCCGCCAAGGCGTCCAAGACCGGCACGGTCGGCTTCATCGGCGGTGTCGAGGTTCCGCTGATCAAGAAGTTCGAGGCGGGCTTCACCCAGGGCGTCAAGGACACCAACCCGAACGCCAAGGTGCTCAGCCAGTACCTGACCCAGCCGCCGAACTTCGACGGCTTCTCCAAGCCCGACCTCGGCAAGGCCGCCGCTCAGGGCCAGCTCGACGCCGGCGCCGACGTGATCTACGCCGCCGCCGGTCTCGCCGGCTCGGGTGCCATCGAGGCCACCGCGGGCAAGGGCAAGTGGGCCATCGGCGTCGACTCCGACCAGTACAACCAGGCCGGCCTGGCGAAGTACAAGGAGCACATCCTGACCTCGGTCACCAAGGACGTGTCGGACTCGGTCTTCAACGTGATCAAGTCGGTCCAGGACGGCAAGCCGCAGACCGGTGAGATCCGTTACGGCCTCGACAAGGACGGCGTCGGCCTGGCCGACTCCAACCCCGAGTACAAGAAGATGGCTGACGTCACCGCCGCGGTGGAGAAGGCCAAGGCCGATATCATCGCCAAGAAGATCACCGTCAAGACCGCGCCGTAAGGCCGTTCCTGACATGTAGTCGTGGTCTCGGGGTCCGGGGAGCGGTGTTTGCCGCTCCCGGGCCCCGAGCTACGTTCTGCACAACAGAGTTCGTGTTGCTTGTGGCCAGTTGGTCTCAAGTTTTCACATCCGACAGTGCTACGCGCGTAGAAGCATCGTGGACGCGATACTTTCTCTCCCCGCCCTGTCCTCCTGCCTGCCTCCGCTCCTTCCGCGCCAAGGAGAGTGCGTCATCAACGCGTCCAGCCCGCCCCCCGCCGTAGAACTGCACGGCATCACCAAGCGCTTCCCCGGCGTCGTCGCCAACAAGGACATCGCGATCACCGTCCGCAAGGGCACGGTCCATGCCTTGATCGGCGAGAACGGCGCCGGCAAGTCGACCCTGATGAAGATCCTCTACGGCATGCAGAAGCCGGACGAGGGCACCATCGCCGTCGACGGGGAGCAGGTCTCCTTCCACAGCCCCGGCGACGCCATCGCCCGCGGTATCGGCATGGTGCACCAGCACTTCATGCTCGCCGACAACCTCACGGTCCTGGAGAACGTGGTTCTCGGCGGCGAGAAGCTGTACGGCATCGGTGCCAAGGCCCGCAGGAAGATCAAGGAGATCTCGGACGCGTACGGCCTCGGCGTACGTCCCGACGCCCTGGTCGAGGACCTCGGTGTCGCCGACCGGCAGCGCGTGGAGATCCTCAAGGTCCTCTACCGCGGTGCCAAGATCCTCATCCTCGACGAGCCGACCGCCGTGCTCGTGCCGCAGGAAGTGGACGCGCTCTTCGACAACCTGCGCGAGCTCAAGGCCGAAGGCCTGACCGTCATCTTCATCTCGCACAAGCTGGGCGAGGTGCTGAAGGTCGCCGACGACATCACCGTCATCCGCCGCGGCACCACGGTCGGCACCGCCGACCCGAAGACCGCCACCACCAAGCAGCTCGCCGAGCTGATGGTCGGCGCGGAGCTGCCCT from Streptomyces sp. NBC_00190 harbors:
- a CDS encoding amidohydrolase, which codes for MSRESQTDQPSVSERPELPGKLPDHLRAELIAFRRDLHMHPELGHQEFRTTAAIKARLEKAGLRPRVLACGTGLVCDIGTWDRGRPMLAMRADIDALPIPDAKTHVSYRSIYPDRAHACGHDVHTTVVLGAGLVLAELDRQGLLPRPVRLLFQPAEEVLPGGATEAIDAGVLDGVGKMIAVHCDPRVDAGRIGLRPGPITSACDRLEISLSGSGGHTARPHLTTDLVTAAARVAVDVPALLTRRMDARSGMSVTWGRIEAGHACNVIPMHAELSGTVRCLDLNAWHVAPDMIHAAIDEVATMHGAKFEINHVRGVPPVVNDPVVTELLREAMSVRRGAESVEDTEQSLGGEDFSWYLEHVPGAMARLGVRTPGDTAKHDLHRGDFDVDESAIAVGVEFFTAAVLLDGRRARPIG
- a CDS encoding BMP family lipoprotein, whose amino-acid sequence is MRRITRIATVGIASAALALSATACGGKKSSDTSSSPSAGAAAASAAIAYDIGGRGDQSFNDAAFAGLEKAKNDLKIKTAEAEPTDGEGEADKVQRLTELARKGNNPVIGVGFSYAPAIKKVAPKFPKTTFGIIDDTSVTGENIANLVFNEEQGSYLAGVAAAKASKTGTVGFIGGVEVPLIKKFEAGFTQGVKDTNPNAKVLSQYLTQPPNFDGFSKPDLGKAAAQGQLDAGADVIYAAAGLAGSGAIEATAGKGKWAIGVDSDQYNQAGLAKYKEHILTSVTKDVSDSVFNVIKSVQDGKPQTGEIRYGLDKDGVGLADSNPEYKKMADVTAAVEKAKADIIAKKITVKTAP